The DNA sequence TACATTGGTACAACCCGTGCAGCCGATGCAGGCGTTGGCTTCGTCAAGCCAGAAATCGGCATCAAAGGTCCTGGCCATGTCCTCCCACAGATTGGTCAGATCCATCTTCAGCGGGAAACAGTCCTCGACTGTTTTTTGCAGGGCGTCTTTCGCTTCCAGGATCTTTTCATCGACTTCCTGGAAGCACGCTGCCGCAGCCTCAATGAGCTCCTCCCCCTTCGGCGTTCTCACTTCAACCAGATAGAAGGACTCCATCGGCGTGAAGGCCAGATCATGCCCCAGGGTGGAAAAGACACCGGTGCCGACAGACGTGCAGAAGCAGTGTTTTCCAGCCCGAAGACAGTTCACGGCAACGATCGCTGTGTCGGCCCGCCGGGATCCATAGTTCGGGTCCGGAAATTCCCGCAGGAAAAAACGGTCGGTGTATGCAATGCCATACGTATCACAGGCCCTGACCCCGTAAAGAATTCGGTTTTTCGAATGCTGGTGGGCCAGTCCCTCCACCTGGATGGTGCCTTCCTTGCGCTGCCACTGGAATAATCCTTCCTTCTGCTGAAACACCATTTCCTTCACCGGAAGCGTCAGATTGATATAGTCTTCCGTCCGTTCTCCCTGCCCCAGGGGCTTCAGTTGAATGTCCCTGCCTTTGCCCGTCGGAACATACACGGTACTGGACTGATTCCACCGATTCAGCACCTCATCCAGGCGGGCGGAGTCCAAAGTGTACAATTTCGTTTTTTCCATTATTCCACCTCAATTCGTACGGCTGAAACTTTCAGGGCCGGAATATTGATAATCGGGTCAAGATTCTGACCCGTCAGCCGATTGGCTGGGGATTCAGCAAAATGGAACGGGACAAACAGGGTCTTCTCATTGATGCGGTCCGTTACCATCGCTGGTGCGACAATGCTGCCGCGGGCTGATGTAATTCGAACCCGCTGGTGGTCCCTGATGCCAAGATCTTTAGCATCCTTGGTATTGATTTCCACAAAGCCTTCGGGATATTCCAGTGCCAGCGTCCAGACTTTCCGGGTCATGGTGCCGGTATGATATTGATGGGTGACTCTTCCCGTGGTCAGCAGGAACGGATATTCCTCGCTGCGCTGATCGCCCAGGAATTCAAAATCATTGACGGTAAACAGCCCCTTGCCCCGCTTGAACTCTCCGACATGCAGAATCGGAGTTCCGGGATGGGTCGGGTCCGGACAGGGCCACTGAATGCCGACTTCCCGGATTCGATCGTGGGTAATGCCGCCGTAGATATCCGTCGCGACGTTAATTTCATCCATGATATCGGATGGATTCTGGTAATCCACCTCCATTCCGATCCGCTTCATAATTTCAATCATGATCTGCCAGTCCGGCCTGGATTTGCCGATGGGATGTATTACTTCATGAATCATCTGCACCCTGCGGTCGGTATTGGTATAGGTTCCTTCCCGCTCCAGGAAACTGGCGGCGGGCAGAACCACATCAGCAAACTGAGCGGTTTCCGTCAGAAAGATATCCTGTACCACCAGGAATGGCACCTTTTCCAGACAATGGATGGTATGGGTCTGGTCGGGGTCGGAAAGCACAGGGTTTTCCCCAACGACGTAGACGGCGTTCATTATGCCTTCATCGATGAGGTTGAACATTTGAATGATGTTATTGCCTCTCAGGCAGGAAAAGTCTCCCCAGATTCTGGAAAAGCGCTCTTTCGTTGCCGGCCACTCCGGACGCTGGTAACCCGGCAGGAAATCCGGCAGAGCGCCCATATCCCCCGCTCCCTGAACATTGTTCTGGCCGCGCAAAGGATTAATTCCCGTTGATGGTCGCCCGACATGCCCGGTGATCATGGCGAGATTCGCCAGGGCACGGATGCTTTTGACGGCCGTCGTCTGCTGAGTTACCCCCATGGTGAAGAGAATCATCGCCTTATCCGCCGCTGCATATTTCCGGGCAAACTCGCGGATCGTATCAGCCGGCACCCGGGAAATGGATTCCGCCCATTCCGGCGTACACTCCGCCACCGACTCCTTCATTTCTTCATAGTTTTCTGTCCGGGTTCTGATAAATTCTTCATCGGTGAGCTGTTCCCTGAGGATGGTATGAATCATGGCATTGATCATGGGCAGGTTCGTTCCCGGCTCAATGGGCGCGTACCCATGGGCAAAATCTGTCAGCCGGATTTTGCGGGGATCGACCACATACAGCTTAGCTCCACGGTCCAACGCTTCAAAGATTCGAGTACTGACCAGAGGATGCTGTTCCGTGGTGTTGGAGCCAATCACCAGGATCAGATCGGCATCCGAAATGTCATCCATTGGATTGGTGGCACCACCGGTGCCAAAAGATGTAGAAAGACCTTCTACTGTGGGGCTGTGTCAGAGACGGGCACAATGGTCGATGCTGCTCGTCTTTAACCCGGCCCGGGCCAGTTTGGCCATCAGGAAATTTTCTTCATTGGTGCAGCGAGCGGAAGAAATCAGGCCGATACGGTCCGTGTTATCTCCGTGCCCCATGGCAGATTTCAGGCCTGTCGCCACTTTATCCAGCGCTTCCTCCCAGCTGGCTTCCCGGAATGATCCGTCCGCCTGACGGATTAAAGGAGACGCCAGGCGGCGGGAATCCCGGACAAACGCGTAGCCATGCCACCCCTTGGAGCAAAGCCTGCCCTGGCTGACCACATGATTATAGCTCGGCGTAATGCCCAGCACGGTATCATCGTCCGCTACATTGACATAAATCCCGCAGCCGCAGCCACAGTAGCCACAAATAGTTTCCACCCGTTTCAATAAAAATCCCTCCCTTAACCTATATGATTTTCTCAGCCGCTTCGGCTGATAGACTTCAGTTGCCACTAATTGACATCAGCTTCAGCTGGTCTTGATCTGTTGCCTTTTTATGAGCTCCCCCTGCTCACTGCCTATTATTCGCTGCCTTTATTCCTTCACCATTCTTTGATTCTGCAATGTCATTCACGTTTATTAGGAGAATCCCGGCAAGTCGAAAATACGCCTGTAAACGGATTCATAAAGTTTGATTCCATTTTATCCTGAATTCTTGAATAATAGAAGGATTTTATCAGAATCAATTGAATGCGATTTATTATGACCGTTTTCCCCAGCCTCTCGTTCTGAACGGGGAATCAGCCCGATAATTTGGCCTGTTACCAAAAGCCTTAAAATGAGCCGCATGCACTATGGAAATTGCCAGATTGGATTTAACATCAATAGCATGACTAGCAAAGGTGCTGGATCATTGGGAAGCCCGCTGACAAAATCTCTCAATGTTTAATATTAGTCCCTGTCCCGACCTGTATCGCAGAGGCAAAAATTCCTTCAAACGCCAATTTCCTGATGTTCGATGATTACCGATAGATTAATTCCTTAACTATCCAAACACTCCCAGTTTACCGGATTATACCGGTTCATCCTGACTGGGCTTTGAATCAGCCATGAGTGCGGTTCGATATACAGGAGGGAGAGAGCAAATCAATAAATTTATGCTGAAGTATGATTCCAGTTTGAACCCCTCTTAAAGGCGCTTGCCAGTCATCCATTGTGTTATAATGAAGCTGAAATTCGGACCCTTCAATTCGCATCAGTCTTAATTTATGGAACTTTGACGACCAGGAAATGATTTTTGAAGCCAATTGATAACCGCACTGAATCGGAGGATCTTCCCGTAACCTGATGCCCTGTGACGTTCGAGTCAGACAGGTGATTGAAAGAAGGTGAAGGCTGACAATTCATTCAGAAAGCCGTTTCAATATTTTTTTCACCGTATATCCGACTAATTGTATACAGCATGATTCAAAGTAATGTCCTGAAGGAGGGAAGTATTTTGGAAGAAGGCTTGATCAATGTCCAAGGCAAGAATATCTGGTATGGTGTGTTCGGCAAAGAAAAACCTGGGACACCGCTCCTGGTGGTTCACGGAGGACCTGGTTTCTGCTCAATCCTGGAGCCCGGTGAAGGCTTGTCAGAGAATCGTCCAGTGTATCTTTACGACCAGCTTGGCAGTTTGAGATCCGAAAAAGCGAACAGTTTAGAAGATTATACTGTGGATTATTTCGTTGAGGAACTGATGCAAGTCATCAAATCACTTGATCTGGAGAAGGTAATACTCATGGGATTTTCTTGGGGTGGTGGGTTGACCACAAAGTATGTGCTGGATAAGAAACCAGCTGAAGTCACTGCCCTGATCCTCAATTCCCCTTTCTTAAGCGCTCAGGCTTTTACAGAGGATGTCCGCAAAAATATGTCTCGACTCCCTGAAACTGTCCGGCATACCATTGACCGACTTGAACAGGAGAACAATTTTGGCGAAGAGTATGAGGGAGCAATTCTCGAGTATTACAAGGTCTTTGGCTGTCGGGCCAGACCTCTGCCTCGAATTGTCGGAGAAATGATGGCAACTGCAAATTATGAGACCAGCTATTTAATGTCAATAGGGATCATCAAGAAAATTGAATGAGGTAGTGATTTTGAAAAGAAATTCCCCAAAAAGATTTATCTGAAAAATAAGTGCACGCCAACAAGACCCACAGGGATGTGGGCTATCGGAGAGTTATGATGGCTAGCTTATGAGATGGTATCCAGACGAACCTCATACGGCTTATTAGCCTTCAGTACAGCGTGGATGGTGTACAGTAGTTTCCGTGATACAGCACCGATGGCAGTCCCATGGGACTTCCCTTCGGATCGTTTCTTCTCATAGAAGGCCTTGAAGACCGGATCATGCCTGGAAGCGGATACAGCAGCCATCCACACTGCCCGCCGAAGATAGGGTGAGCCCTTCTTCGAGAGTCGGTTGTGCTGTCCGGTGAAGTTGCCGGACTGCATCATGGTGGGATCCATTCCTGCAAATGCGACAAGCTTCTTTGGGGTAGAGAAGCGATTGATGTCTCCAATTTCCGCCAGGATCATAGCCCCAGTAGCAGCCCCGACACCAGGGATCGTCTGAATGACGGAGTTGATTTTCTTTAACTGCGTGTCAATCTTATTTTCGATTTCATGAAGCTGGCCTTCTGTGAACTCAACCTGCTCAATCAGGATCTTCAGCTGAAAGGCAAAGGCATCCGAGCAGATGGTAACGCCAACTGACCGGGATGCAGCCTCTTTGAGCTGCTGCGCTTTATCGGCGCTGTGACGACCTCTGCTGGCCTTATTAAGCAAATCAGCCAAAGAATCGGTGTCAACCTCCATCGCCTGTTCAGGAGTTCCATAAGTCTTTAGAAAGGCCTTGGAGCTTTGGCCAAACAGATTCGAGAAGAGCTTGTCATATTCCGGGAATACCTGATCCAGGACTGTGATAACTTGGCGTTTATAGTTTGCGCAGGAGTCTTTCAGAGATTCACGAAA is a window from the Clostridiaceae bacterium HFYG-1003 genome containing:
- a CDS encoding alpha/beta fold hydrolase, with amino-acid sequence MEEGLINVQGKNIWYGVFGKEKPGTPLLVVHGGPGFCSILEPGEGLSENRPVYLYDQLGSLRSEKANSLEDYTVDYFVEELMQVIKSLDLEKVILMGFSWGGGLTTKYVLDKKPAEVTALILNSPFLSAQAFTEDVRKNMSRLPETVRHTIDRLEQENNFGEEYEGAILEYYKVFGCRARPLPRIVGEMMATANYETSYLMSIGIIKKIE
- the fdhF gene encoding formate dehydrogenase subunit alpha; its protein translation is METICGYCGCGCGIYVNVADDDTVLGITPSYNHVVSQGRLCSKGWHGYAFVRDSRRLASPLIRQADGSFREASWEEALDKVATGLKSAMGHGDNTDRIGLISSARCTNEENFLMAKLARAGLKTSSIDHCARLUHSPTVEGLSTSFGTGGATNPMDDISDADLILVIGSNTTEQHPLVSTRIFEALDRGAKLYVVDPRKIRLTDFAHGYAPIEPGTNLPMINAMIHTILREQLTDEEFIRTRTENYEEMKESVAECTPEWAESISRVPADTIREFARKYAAADKAMILFTMGVTQQTTAVKSIRALANLAMITGHVGRPSTGINPLRGQNNVQGAGDMGALPDFLPGYQRPEWPATKERFSRIWGDFSCLRGNNIIQMFNLIDEGIMNAVYVVGENPVLSDPDQTHTIHCLEKVPFLVVQDIFLTETAQFADVVLPAASFLEREGTYTNTDRRVQMIHEVIHPIGKSRPDWQIMIEIMKRIGMEVDYQNPSDIMDEINVATDIYGGITHDRIREVGIQWPCPDPTHPGTPILHVGEFKRGKGLFTVNDFEFLGDQRSEEYPFLLTTGRVTHQYHTGTMTRKVWTLALEYPEGFVEINTKDAKDLGIRDHQRVRITSARGSIVAPAMVTDRINEKTLFVPFHFAESPANRLTGQNLDPIINIPALKVSAVRIEVE
- a CDS encoding IS110 family transposase, producing the protein MYYLGIDIGKNNHEAGFIREDGSHVGKSLRFTNTQEGFEKLTQLIQDRLPQDETFCIGMEATGHYWLALYSFLHEQGYILHVINPIQSDSLRNFHIRQQKTDAVDCFLVAEVIRFGKFTETHLADEDILILRNFARFRESLKDSCANYKRQVITVLDQVFPEYDKLFSNLFGQSSKAFLKTYGTPEQAMEVDTDSLADLLNKASRGRHSADKAQQLKEAASRSVGVTICSDAFAFQLKILIEQVEFTEGQLHEIENKIDTQLKKINSVIQTIPGVGAATGAMILAEIGDINRFSTPKKLVAFAGMDPTMMQSGNFTGQHNRLSKKGSPYLRRAVWMAAVSASRHDPVFKAFYEKKRSEGKSHGTAIGAVSRKLLYTIHAVLKANKPYEVRLDTIS